One segment of Sesamum indicum cultivar Zhongzhi No. 13 linkage group LG4, S_indicum_v1.0, whole genome shotgun sequence DNA contains the following:
- the LOC105160712 gene encoding protein HOTHEAD — MMPFPRCFSFLAAASLGIFSFFIVSSFAEKAPYKSFAKDARTAPSSGFYDYIIVGGGTAGCPLAATLSVSAKVLLLERGGLPYDNPNVTHIDGFPATLSDTSSTSAAQLFVSTDGVFNHRARVLGGGSAINAGFYTRASSEYVNEMGWEPRLVEESYAWVERKVAFRPVVKAWQAAVRDGLLEAGVSPYRGTTYAHLHGTKIGGSIFDENGYRHTAADLLEYADPANITVYLHAVAHQILIKTSPGQKPKAYGVFFRDSKGERHMAYLNNGPMNEVIVSAGALGSPQLLLLSGIGPAPELTAHGLRVILDHPLVGHGMSDNPMNAVLVPSPRPVELSLIEVVGITDVGSYVEAASGSLDLAWLRRTAQDFAKAVNQTLQTFTMPINQTIPEATGVPELYQNPGVQAGVILEKIMGPFSTGFLELQSRDPNDNPRVTFNYFQDPRDLQRCVQGMEIIKRVVESRPFSPFRYPFTSFQSLMNMMLAVPNNLRIKHFTAAYSMEQFCLDTVMTIWHYHGGCQVDRVVDHDYRVLGMDALRVIDGSTFYSSPGTNPQATVMMLGRYMGQKILQERNAR, encoded by the exons ATGATGCCTTTTCCAAGGTGCTTTTCCTTTCTTGCAGCAGCTTCTCTTGGGATTTTCAGCTTCTTcattgtttcttcttttgcaGAGAAAg CTCCATATAAATCTTTTGCGAAGGATGCAAGAACAGCTCCGTCATCCGGGTTCTACGACTACATAATCGTCGGAGGCGGAACCGCCGGCTGCCCGCTGGCGGCGACGCTCTCCGTCTCTGCGAAAGTACTACTCCTGGAGAGGGGCGGCCTACCATACGACAACCCCAACGTGACCCACATTGACGGTTTCCCAGCGACACTGTCGGACACGTCTTCAACCTCCGCAGCGCAGCTGTTCGTCTCGACGGACGGCGTCTTCAACCACCGGGCTCGGGTGTTAGGCGGCGGCTCCGCCATAAACGCGGGGTTTTACACCCGCGCCAGCAGCGAGTACGTGAACGAGATGGGATGGGAGCCGCGGCTGGTGGAAGAGTCTTACGCGTGGGTAGAGAGGAAGGTGGCTTTCCGGCCGGTGGTAAAGGCGTGGCAGGCGGCGGTGCGGGACGGGCTGCTGGAGGCAGGGGTGTCCCCCTACAGGGGAACAACGTATGCGCATCTgcatgggactaaaattgggGGTTCGATCTTTGATGAGAACGGGTATAGGCATACGGCTGCTGATTTGTTGGAGTACGCTGATCCCGCCAACATTACTGTCTATTTGCATGCAGTTGCGCACCAAATCTTGATCAAGACATCACCAG GGCAAAAACCAAAGGCGTATGGAGTTTTCTTCAGAGACTCAAAGGGCGAGAGGCACATGGCCTACTTGAACAATGGGCCCATGAATGAGGTGATTGTCTCAGCAGGTGCACTGGGCAGCCCACAGCTCTTGCTCTTGAGCGGTATTGGGCCAGCCCCGGAACTTACAGCCCATGGACTAAGAGTGATATTGGACCATCCATTGGTGGGTCATGGCATGTCTGATAATCCAATGAATGCAGTCCTAGTTCCCTCTCCTAGGCCAGTCGAACTGTCCCTGATTGAGGTTGTGGGCATAACCGATGTCGGTAGCTACGTGGAAGCTGCCAGTGGATCCTTGGACCTCGCTTGGCTCCGGAGGACGGCTCAAGACTTTGCCAAGGCAGTGAACCAG ACTCTCCAGACCTTCACAATGCCAATCAACCAAACCATCCCAGAAGCTACTGGAGTACCCGAATTATACCAGAACCCCGGCGTACAAGCCGGAGTCATCTTGGAAAAGATCATGGGGCCTTTCTCCACCGGGTTTCTGGAGCTCCAAAGCAGGGATCCGAATGACAATCCAAGAGTCACATTCAACTACTTCCAGGACCCCAGGGACCTCCAGAGGTGTGTCCAAGGCATGGAAATCATCAAACGGGTTGTTGAATCTCGGCCCTTCTCTCCCTTCCGATACCCCTTCACATCGTTTCAGTCCCTGATGAATATGATGCTGGCAGTTCCCAACAACCTGAGGATCAAACACTTTACAGCCGCTTATTCCATGGAGCAGTTCTGTCTAGACACTGTGATGACTATATGGCATTATCATGGAGGGTGCCAAGTGGATAGAGTTGTTGATCATGATTACAGAGTGCTTGGTATGGATGCATTGCGTGTGATTGATGGCTCGACGTTTTACAGCTCACCGGGAACTAATCCTCAGGCCACCGTTATGATGCTTGGAAG GTATATGGGACAGAAAATTCTACAGGAGCGAAATGCTCGATGA